In Maridesulfovibrio sp., the following proteins share a genomic window:
- a CDS encoding ferredoxin, with product MAKKVVIDQDECIGCETCVELCPEVFALDSDGEKAEVIKEDAIDLDCVEESIDSCPVECIKIE from the coding sequence ATGGCTAAAAAGGTAGTAATTGATCAGGACGAATGTATTGGTTGCGAAACCTGTGTTGAGCTTTGCCCGGAAGTTTTTGCTTTGGATTCAGACGGGGAGAAGGCTGAGGTTATTAAAGAAGATGCCATTGATCTGGACTGCGTAGAAGAGTCGATAGATTCCTGTCCGGTGGAATGCATTAAAATTGAGTAA
- a CDS encoding methyl-accepting chemotaxis protein: MRIKTRMIMAIVLPMVISVAVVMFTVSMQFDSNAKDSFHKAADQELRLINSYIVEILKKAENVSRFMATLDETKNAMGKWTKYFEQDAPSKPAQHATDPSEIMVNRLVNDQMEANPAFAYVYMGFEDGGYTQDGSETLPNNYDPRKRPWYKEGMSSAKDSTLLSAYITTEGFPNIGYVTKIKDDDGQFVGVSAVDISLENLTKIINSLKIGETGFVVLIQGDGTILADPKTPENNFKKVEGLDNPALKAAYNAKEDWIDSVEFKGTKFAAEVYRSQETGWSLIAFIPHKEIYAASKEAVVTMLIIAAAAALLFGVLGAVLVNGQLVRPIYAMGEFARQIAAGNYKAEPKAVSYRAELRELLENLQSMTVELVKSISIADEKTHEAEVKTIQAEEALAEAKEATRRAETAKRDGMMQAAEQLEEIVERISSSSTQLSANVEESRRGSEMQRERAAENATAMEEMNATVLEVASNASKSSEEAERAKSEADRGSEIVRKVVTAVSNLKSESEKLGSEMGLLGEKAESISSVMGVITDIADQTNLLALNAAIEAARAGEAGRGFAVVADEVRKLAEKTVSATSEVGEAIGSIQQSSRNSINTMNETSEMVDSTTSLVNEAGEALMSILEIIELVAEQVRSIATAAEQQSAASEEINMSTSEINRIADENFNSMEQSAEAMSNLSELSNMLNNLIDDLKNS, encoded by the coding sequence GTGAGAATTAAAACAAGAATGATAATGGCGATAGTGTTGCCAATGGTTATCTCTGTCGCAGTTGTTATGTTCACTGTTTCCATGCAGTTCGATAGTAATGCGAAAGATTCATTTCATAAAGCGGCGGATCAGGAGCTGAGGCTTATCAACAGTTATATTGTTGAGATTTTGAAGAAAGCTGAAAATGTGAGCCGCTTCATGGCTACGTTGGATGAGACCAAGAACGCAATGGGTAAGTGGACAAAGTATTTCGAACAGGACGCCCCTTCAAAACCTGCCCAGCACGCAACAGACCCGAGTGAAATTATGGTCAACCGTCTGGTGAATGATCAGATGGAAGCCAATCCAGCTTTTGCATATGTATATATGGGGTTCGAAGATGGCGGATATACTCAGGACGGCTCGGAGACACTTCCCAATAATTATGATCCCCGCAAGCGACCATGGTACAAAGAGGGAATGAGTTCTGCAAAAGACTCAACTCTTCTTTCCGCGTATATAACCACCGAAGGTTTCCCGAATATCGGGTATGTCACCAAAATAAAAGATGATGACGGTCAGTTTGTAGGTGTGTCAGCTGTTGATATTTCTCTTGAGAACCTGACCAAAATTATTAACAGTCTCAAGATCGGGGAAACAGGTTTTGTTGTTCTCATTCAAGGTGACGGTACAATTTTGGCTGACCCGAAAACCCCGGAGAATAACTTTAAAAAAGTTGAAGGTCTTGATAATCCGGCTCTTAAGGCAGCATATAATGCAAAAGAAGACTGGATCGATTCTGTCGAATTTAAAGGAACGAAATTTGCGGCGGAAGTTTACCGTTCACAGGAGACCGGTTGGTCTTTGATTGCCTTTATCCCGCACAAGGAAATATATGCAGCCTCAAAGGAAGCTGTCGTTACCATGTTGATTATTGCAGCGGCAGCGGCGTTGCTCTTCGGAGTCTTGGGCGCTGTGCTGGTGAATGGGCAGCTTGTGCGCCCTATCTACGCTATGGGTGAGTTTGCCCGCCAGATTGCTGCTGGTAATTATAAGGCGGAACCTAAAGCAGTTTCCTATAGGGCAGAGCTTCGAGAACTTTTAGAAAACCTGCAATCCATGACCGTCGAGTTGGTCAAAAGCATTTCCATTGCTGATGAAAAGACCCATGAGGCCGAAGTTAAGACAATACAGGCCGAGGAGGCTCTGGCTGAAGCTAAGGAAGCAACCCGCAGAGCTGAAACAGCAAAGCGGGATGGTATGATGCAGGCTGCTGAACAATTGGAAGAGATTGTAGAGCGCATTTCCTCTTCATCTACTCAGCTTTCCGCTAATGTAGAAGAATCAAGGAGAGGTTCTGAAATGCAGCGAGAGCGGGCAGCTGAAAACGCAACAGCTATGGAAGAAATGAACGCAACGGTTCTAGAAGTTGCATCTAATGCATCCAAAAGTTCCGAAGAGGCTGAGCGGGCAAAAAGTGAGGCCGATAGAGGATCTGAAATTGTCCGCAAGGTTGTGACTGCCGTAAGTAATCTTAAGAGTGAATCTGAAAAGCTGGGAAGCGAAATGGGATTGCTGGGCGAAAAGGCCGAGTCGATCAGCAGTGTTATGGGTGTTATTACCGACATTGCAGACCAGACCAACCTGCTGGCCCTTAATGCCGCTATCGAAGCCGCACGTGCCGGTGAAGCCGGACGTGGATTTGCCGTTGTTGCTGACGAAGTCCGCAAGTTGGCTGAAAAGACAGTGAGTGCTACTTCTGAAGTTGGCGAGGCTATCGGCTCAATCCAGCAGTCTTCCAGAAACTCCATCAACACCATGAATGAGACTTCGGAGATGGTGGATTCCACGACCTCACTCGTTAATGAAGCGGGTGAAGCCCTTATGTCAATCCTTGAGATAATTGAGCTGGTGGCAGAACAGGTGCGTTCCATCGCAACTGCGGCAGAACAGCAGAGTGCTGCATCCGAGGAAATCAACATGTCGACCTCGGAAATTAATCGCATAGCGGATGAGAACTTCAATTCTATGGAACAGTCGGCAGAGGCTATGTCTAATCTCTCCGAGTTGTCCAATATGCTTAACAACTTAATTGATGATTTGAAAAATTCGTAG
- the fliJ gene encoding flagellar export protein FliJ encodes MAKPFVFKLEKVLEFREQAEEQAKFALAEAMRLHQEQKKKLLAVEELLVAHRKKRYDNLSANEMWLWEQYDTALKADLHTAQNRLKQLALNLQKCRAEAVKKSKDRKLLEKLKENQAKKYHEEESLKEQKEFDEMATIRFKPENF; translated from the coding sequence ATGGCCAAGCCTTTTGTATTTAAACTTGAGAAGGTCCTGGAGTTCAGGGAGCAGGCGGAAGAGCAGGCCAAGTTTGCTCTTGCGGAAGCCATGCGTCTGCACCAGGAGCAGAAGAAAAAGCTCTTGGCCGTAGAAGAGCTGTTAGTCGCCCACCGGAAAAAGAGATACGACAATCTTTCAGCTAACGAGATGTGGCTCTGGGAGCAATATGATACGGCTCTAAAAGCAGACCTGCATACTGCCCAGAACAGGCTGAAACAATTGGCCTTGAACTTGCAGAAATGTCGTGCAGAAGCTGTAAAAAAGTCAAAAGACCGTAAACTGCTCGAAAAGCTAAAAGAGAATCAGGCGAAGAAATATCATGAAGAAGAAAGTCTTAAAGAACAAAAAGAGTTCGACGAAATGGCAACAATTCGTTTCAAACCTGAAAATTTCTAA
- the truA gene encoding tRNA pseudouridine(38-40) synthase TruA, with amino-acid sequence MQRIKIKVAYDGTGFCGWQLQPGLRTVQGVLELAVERITGIPVRVHGSGRTDSGVHALGQVVHFDVEDVRATVPWQKALNSLLPDDVTVLDAELVSSEFHSRYSAKRKTYTYNLWLENSFFLPWRRHYVWKCGPVDLASIDKAMQFFVGKHDFASFQNAGTPVSSTVREIYYFKRYPGQSGQEIVLEVCGSGFLKQMVRNMVGCLVNIGRGKAEPETVRSLLERKDRTAAPATAPAQGLFMAGVEYGESGCGGTDAGRNQFENCGINGEA; translated from the coding sequence TTGCAAAGAATTAAAATAAAAGTAGCATACGACGGGACCGGGTTTTGCGGTTGGCAGCTTCAACCAGGGTTGCGCACTGTGCAGGGTGTTCTGGAGCTGGCCGTAGAGCGTATAACCGGAATTCCGGTCCGGGTCCATGGTTCCGGCCGGACTGACAGCGGCGTTCACGCATTGGGGCAGGTTGTTCATTTTGATGTGGAAGACGTCCGCGCAACAGTGCCATGGCAAAAAGCACTCAATTCTCTTTTGCCTGATGATGTGACCGTGCTTGATGCTGAACTTGTTTCATCTGAATTTCATTCCCGCTACAGCGCAAAGCGCAAGACCTACACATACAATTTGTGGCTTGAAAACAGCTTTTTTCTTCCGTGGCGCAGGCATTACGTATGGAAATGCGGCCCCGTGGACTTGGCGTCTATTGACAAAGCCATGCAGTTTTTTGTTGGTAAGCACGATTTTGCTTCGTTCCAGAATGCCGGAACTCCGGTAAGTTCCACTGTTCGTGAAATTTATTATTTCAAACGTTATCCCGGTCAGAGCGGACAGGAAATTGTCCTTGAGGTCTGCGGTTCAGGCTTTCTGAAGCAGATGGTCCGCAATATGGTAGGCTGTCTGGTGAATATTGGCCGGGGTAAAGCTGAACCCGAAACTGTCCGATCATTATTAGAGAGAAAGGACAGAACTGCGGCTCCGGCCACGGCTCCTGCACAGGGGTTGTTCATGGCCGGTGTTGAATATGGAGAATCGGGTTGTGGCGGAACTGACGCTGGACGGAACCAATTTGAGAATTGCGGAATCAACGGAGAAGCCTGA
- a CDS encoding FapA family protein: MTDKATSAKRADLRNKLDNVVAEGRDAVLEFQLTPDKMAAFISAYTPAEGAGTPLSIELMKSELKRAGINGKLDHDGAMFALKRAGEGKSIINVALVRGTYPQNSTDGQIITDADFNFPVLPGMEFGTLHEAIPSSPGRNLSGEKIPAKDTHTPSPLTLAADSNCSLDVETGTLVSNIYGLVQVHDNEIMIESLISISEDSMKVTARLYPHDCFGMRYDLSALEPVLQALNVVRPLQHVAGQTAIKNARETKTVQKAVIVVGTEPVPGRDGYFEYAREDNAPQSVGTTGEDGRVDFKNRGVHPMVGPGDIIGKIHPPVEGKAGEDVFGKLTPPPGGNHLEIKAGPHVAPMPDGITYKATAAGIVQLQDNLLAVKDVLETKGDVDYTTGNIKLEKGSVHVNGSIRDGFSVEVPAHIVVNDSIEGASVTAGGDIEVKGGLVMSNKGLIRAGGCITAQFASNSRIECDDEIIIAHEISNCLIRSRGPVTAFGGKGIIQGGSVTSNVGIEANEIGSEIGVKTIVGITAKQKVNDKLIKERESLRERLSKINAVVGPEDNESIMRSTPAAKQAQMKEILLLRGRIKLKLKEIRKQLSKELNEYYRYLELLSIRVHRKIHPGVEIRIGGKAVQISKTTPRMKFRFDADERTIIATKF, encoded by the coding sequence ATGACTGACAAAGCGACATCTGCGAAGAGAGCAGATCTTCGCAACAAGCTCGATAATGTTGTTGCCGAAGGCCGCGACGCCGTGCTTGAATTCCAGCTGACTCCGGACAAGATGGCCGCTTTTATCTCGGCTTACACGCCGGCTGAAGGGGCCGGGACTCCCCTTTCCATTGAACTGATGAAGTCCGAGCTAAAGCGGGCTGGTATCAACGGCAAACTGGACCATGACGGAGCCATGTTCGCCTTGAAACGGGCTGGTGAAGGCAAAAGTATCATTAATGTCGCGCTGGTACGCGGGACCTATCCCCAGAATTCCACTGATGGTCAGATTATCACGGATGCAGACTTTAATTTTCCTGTACTTCCGGGAATGGAATTCGGAACCCTCCACGAAGCTATACCCTCTTCGCCCGGCAGAAATCTGAGCGGAGAGAAAATTCCTGCCAAAGACACACATACTCCATCTCCCCTTACCCTTGCAGCCGATTCAAATTGCAGTCTGGACGTAGAAACCGGCACACTGGTTTCCAATATTTATGGATTGGTCCAAGTCCATGACAATGAAATTATGATAGAATCATTGATCAGTATTTCTGAAGATTCAATGAAGGTAACCGCCAGACTTTACCCGCATGACTGCTTCGGTATGCGCTATGACCTCAGCGCATTGGAGCCGGTACTACAGGCGTTGAATGTTGTCCGGCCGCTACAGCATGTTGCAGGACAGACAGCTATAAAAAATGCCCGCGAGACCAAGACAGTTCAAAAAGCCGTAATTGTGGTCGGAACAGAACCGGTTCCCGGACGTGACGGCTATTTTGAATATGCACGCGAAGACAATGCGCCACAATCTGTAGGCACCACAGGGGAAGACGGACGGGTAGATTTCAAAAACCGCGGAGTCCACCCCATGGTCGGTCCTGGAGACATCATCGGTAAAATCCATCCCCCGGTAGAGGGTAAAGCAGGCGAGGATGTATTTGGTAAACTGACTCCGCCTCCCGGCGGAAATCATCTGGAGATAAAGGCAGGCCCCCATGTTGCGCCTATGCCGGACGGTATCACATATAAGGCTACAGCAGCTGGAATTGTACAGCTTCAAGACAATCTTCTCGCTGTCAAAGATGTTTTGGAAACAAAAGGTGATGTTGATTACACAACCGGTAACATCAAGCTTGAAAAAGGCTCGGTACACGTTAACGGCTCTATCAGGGACGGTTTTTCAGTTGAAGTTCCTGCACATATCGTAGTCAATGATTCCATTGAAGGAGCATCAGTTACCGCCGGTGGCGATATTGAAGTAAAAGGCGGTCTGGTCATGTCAAACAAGGGACTGATCAGGGCAGGTGGTTGCATTACGGCCCAGTTCGCATCCAATTCCCGTATTGAATGCGATGACGAAATCATAATTGCCCATGAAATAAGCAATTGCCTGATCCGTAGCAGAGGTCCGGTAACAGCCTTTGGTGGCAAGGGGATTATTCAAGGAGGATCGGTAACCTCAAACGTTGGAATTGAAGCCAATGAAATCGGTTCGGAAATAGGTGTAAAAACCATCGTCGGCATTACTGCCAAGCAAAAAGTCAACGATAAGCTGATCAAAGAGAGGGAGTCCCTGCGCGAAAGGCTGAGCAAGATAAACGCTGTTGTCGGTCCGGAAGACAATGAATCCATAATGCGCTCTACCCCCGCGGCAAAACAGGCACAGATGAAAGAGATTCTGCTGCTGCGCGGACGTATAAAATTAAAGCTGAAAGAAATTCGTAAACAGCTCTCAAAAGAACTCAACGAATATTACAGATATCTGGAGCTGCTTTCCATCCGGGTGCACCGCAAGATACATCCCGGCGTTGAAATCAGAATCGGCGGCAAGGCCGTGCAGATCAGCAAGACTACCCCGCGTATGAAGTTCCGCTTTGATGCAGATGAGCGGACTATCATTGCCACCAAATTTTGA
- a CDS encoding BPL-N domain-containing protein produces the protein MSSIYILWDDSHIWGLLVKRALEAWNIDHHLVRGHQIAQGLLSGKPPAALIVPGGWAKGKALHLGGPGILEIQKFVGEGGNYLGFCGGAGLGLSGAGGLGLSCWQRKGFENRLHHFLSGHINVRLDQNNPLVPEALGKSALLPVWWPGQFSPNKCDSTTALGRYSEPGNDFWVADLCLSSLPEGTLNDWHNMYGISLLPEFLHDRPAVVSGQSGKGNFILSYPHLETPASAEANFWLSHILDCMLGLETQNRPTLPAWELADTPIKWDDQDLISVRESLEKIIATGQGHFLLFWRNPWLLGWRRGIPGAALNSLYALICQVTSREPDEASIKMWDSCKDEFLKYMGIFEEGVTGYLLAERFAMTMRTLEPHSIFPKALREQRNGLFGPPPGAGGIYAKLLYTLEDLVWEIHKAK, from the coding sequence ATGTCAAGTATCTATATATTATGGGATGACTCCCACATCTGGGGACTGCTGGTCAAAAGAGCCCTTGAAGCATGGAATATCGACCATCATCTGGTGCGTGGGCATCAAATAGCGCAAGGGCTGCTTTCAGGCAAGCCCCCGGCAGCACTTATCGTCCCCGGCGGCTGGGCCAAGGGCAAGGCTTTGCACCTCGGCGGTCCGGGAATTCTTGAGATCCAGAAGTTCGTCGGGGAAGGCGGAAACTACCTCGGCTTCTGCGGCGGAGCTGGGCTTGGGCTTTCAGGAGCCGGAGGCTTGGGCTTAAGCTGCTGGCAACGCAAGGGTTTTGAAAACAGGCTGCATCATTTTTTAAGCGGGCATATAAACGTCCGGCTGGATCAGAACAATCCACTGGTCCCGGAAGCATTGGGAAAGAGTGCCCTGCTTCCAGTCTGGTGGCCTGGTCAGTTTTCACCAAATAAATGCGATTCCACCACCGCGCTGGGGCGCTACAGTGAACCGGGCAACGATTTCTGGGTTGCCGACTTGTGCTTAAGCTCACTGCCGGAAGGAACCCTCAACGACTGGCACAACATGTACGGAATCTCATTGCTGCCGGAGTTCCTGCATGATCGTCCGGCGGTTGTCTCAGGACAAAGCGGAAAAGGGAATTTTATTTTAAGTTATCCCCATCTTGAGACTCCTGCTTCAGCAGAAGCGAACTTCTGGCTTTCGCACATTCTGGACTGCATGCTCGGGCTGGAAACTCAGAACCGTCCGACACTGCCGGCATGGGAACTGGCAGACACCCCGATAAAATGGGACGACCAGGACCTGATTTCCGTACGCGAATCTTTGGAAAAAATTATTGCCACGGGACAGGGCCATTTTCTGCTTTTCTGGCGCAACCCATGGCTGCTCGGCTGGAGACGCGGAATTCCCGGCGCTGCTCTGAACAGCCTTTACGCCCTTATCTGTCAGGTAACATCCCGTGAACCGGACGAGGCCTCCATCAAGATGTGGGACTCCTGCAAAGATGAATTCCTGAAATATATGGGCATCTTTGAAGAAGGTGTAACCGGATATCTGCTGGCTGAACGCTTTGCCATGACTATGCGGACTCTGGAGCCGCACTCTATTTTCCCCAAGGCCCTGCGCGAACAGCGCAACGGTCTTTTCGGACCGCCTCCCGGCGCCGGTGGAATTTATGCAAAACTTTTATATACCCTGGAAGATTTGGTATGGGAGATACATAAAGCAAAATAG
- a CDS encoding valine--tRNA ligase, whose translation MAESNLPKGYEPWDVEKKWLDHWEENKTFTPDPEADGDPYSIVIPPPNVTGVLHMGHALNITLQDILCRYQRQQGKNVLWVPGTDHAGIATQNVVERQLKTEGKTRDDLGREKFIERVWEWKEEKGGHILKQIRRMGASVDWDRECFTFDEQRAKAVRKVFVKLYEEGLIYKGNYIINWCNRCHTALADDEVEHSPKPGHFYNIKYKLSDGSGELIIATTRPETMLGDTAICVNPEDDRFKHLIGKTAILPIVGRELPIIGDSYVDMEFGTGALKVTPAHDMNDWELGRKHNLEVISVFDEDGNINENGPEKYQGMFKDDLRKVIVEDLKAEGYLISIEDHEHSVGECYRCKSVIEPHVSEQWFVAMKPLAEKARAAVPSETKIFPSNWEKVYYEWLDNIRDWCISRQIWWGHRIPAWTCEECGELIVSMEDPTKCTKCSSSKLVQEEDVLDTWFSSALWPFSTLGWPDDTPELAKYYPTSVLITGFDILFFWVARMMMMGIHFQNQIPFHHVYIHALVRDEHGKKMSKSTGNVIDPLEMSDKYGTDALRFTLTSFAAMGRDIKLSEQRIEGYRHFVNKIWNSARFALMNLDGKKPEASLEDATGLANQWILHRLEEVKDTMREAVEAYRFNEVAQTMYKFIWNEFCDWYLEMIKPDLYSDDESRKGATLKVLWTVLSETMVLLHPVMPFVTQEVWSVLPGIENDDIATVAYPEKRDNCRNEQAVEQMEFFQGLVSAVRNIRTELLIAPSKKLELIVRTASDEAAELVNSNVELIKALARLDTVTAGPDVKGPSASGTAVVQGNELFVPLAGAVDFESELARLDKEFAKLDKDLVVIEKKLSNKGFVSNAPADVVEKEKAKLEEINDKKAKLTELKDRLVSVME comes from the coding sequence ATGGCGGAATCAAACCTCCCCAAGGGTTATGAACCTTGGGATGTAGAAAAAAAGTGGCTTGACCACTGGGAAGAAAATAAGACTTTCACACCAGATCCCGAAGCTGACGGCGATCCATACTCCATCGTGATTCCGCCGCCGAACGTTACCGGTGTGCTGCACATGGGCCATGCCCTCAACATCACCCTGCAGGATATCCTCTGCCGCTATCAGCGTCAGCAGGGCAAGAATGTTCTCTGGGTCCCGGGAACAGACCATGCTGGTATCGCTACCCAGAACGTTGTTGAGCGTCAACTCAAGACCGAAGGCAAGACCCGCGACGACCTTGGACGTGAAAAGTTCATCGAGCGTGTCTGGGAATGGAAGGAAGAGAAGGGTGGGCACATCCTCAAGCAGATCCGCCGTATGGGCGCGTCTGTTGACTGGGACCGTGAATGCTTCACCTTTGATGAGCAGCGCGCCAAGGCTGTCCGCAAAGTTTTCGTCAAGCTTTATGAAGAAGGCCTGATCTACAAAGGCAACTACATCATCAACTGGTGTAACCGCTGCCATACCGCGCTTGCTGACGATGAAGTGGAACATTCCCCCAAACCGGGCCATTTTTACAATATTAAGTACAAGCTTTCCGATGGTTCCGGCGAACTGATTATCGCCACCACTCGCCCAGAAACCATGCTTGGTGATACCGCGATCTGCGTCAACCCCGAAGATGACCGCTTCAAGCACCTCATCGGCAAGACCGCGATCCTGCCTATCGTAGGTCGTGAACTGCCTATCATCGGTGATTCCTACGTAGATATGGAATTCGGAACAGGTGCTCTGAAAGTCACCCCGGCCCATGACATGAATGACTGGGAACTGGGCCGCAAGCACAATCTCGAAGTTATTTCCGTTTTCGATGAAGACGGAAATATCAATGAGAACGGTCCTGAAAAATATCAGGGCATGTTCAAGGATGACCTGCGCAAAGTCATCGTCGAGGACCTTAAAGCGGAAGGCTACCTAATTTCCATCGAGGATCATGAACATTCAGTTGGTGAATGTTACCGCTGCAAGTCCGTTATCGAACCTCACGTATCCGAGCAGTGGTTTGTTGCCATGAAGCCGCTTGCAGAAAAAGCCCGCGCCGCTGTTCCTTCCGAAACCAAGATTTTCCCCTCAAACTGGGAAAAGGTTTACTACGAATGGCTGGATAACATCCGTGACTGGTGTATCTCCCGTCAGATCTGGTGGGGACACCGCATTCCGGCATGGACTTGTGAAGAATGCGGAGAACTCATCGTTTCCATGGAAGATCCTACAAAGTGCACTAAGTGCTCCTCTTCCAAGCTCGTACAGGAAGAAGATGTACTCGACACATGGTTTTCTTCCGCGCTCTGGCCCTTTTCCACTTTGGGTTGGCCTGATGATACCCCGGAACTGGCCAAGTATTACCCCACATCCGTGCTGATTACCGGATTTGACATCCTGTTCTTCTGGGTCGCACGCATGATGATGATGGGAATTCATTTTCAGAACCAGATACCTTTCCACCATGTTTACATTCACGCTCTCGTGCGTGATGAGCACGGCAAGAAGATGTCCAAGTCCACCGGTAACGTTATTGATCCGCTGGAAATGTCCGACAAATACGGTACTGACGCCCTGCGTTTCACCCTGACTTCATTTGCCGCCATGGGCCGTGACATCAAGCTTTCCGAACAGCGTATTGAAGGGTACCGCCACTTTGTTAACAAAATCTGGAACTCCGCACGTTTCGCGCTTATGAACCTCGACGGCAAGAAGCCTGAAGCCTCTCTCGAAGATGCAACCGGACTTGCCAACCAGTGGATTCTGCACCGTCTTGAAGAAGTTAAGGACACCATGCGCGAAGCCGTGGAAGCCTACCGCTTCAACGAAGTTGCCCAGACCATGTACAAGTTCATCTGGAACGAGTTCTGCGACTGGTATCTTGAAATGATCAAGCCGGACCTTTACAGTGATGATGAATCCCGCAAAGGCGCAACTCTCAAGGTTCTCTGGACTGTTCTTTCCGAGACAATGGTTCTGCTGCATCCGGTAATGCCTTTCGTAACTCAGGAAGTATGGTCCGTACTGCCCGGCATTGAAAATGATGATATTGCAACTGTTGCTTACCCTGAAAAGCGTGACAATTGCCGTAATGAACAGGCTGTTGAACAGATGGAATTCTTTCAGGGACTTGTTTCCGCAGTACGTAATATCCGTACCGAGCTGCTCATCGCTCCTTCCAAGAAGCTTGAGCTTATCGTACGCACTGCCAGCGACGAAGCCGCAGAGCTGGTCAACTCCAATGTTGAATTGATCAAAGCTCTTGCCCGTCTGGACACCGTAACCGCAGGCCCTGACGTTAAGGGCCCCAGCGCATCCGGTACCGCAGTTGTTCAGGGTAACGAACTTTTCGTACCTCTGGCGGGTGCTGTTGACTTCGAGTCCGAGCTTGCCCGTCTGGACAAGGAGTTCGCCAAGCTGGACAAAGATCTCGTTGTGATAGAAAAGAAACTTTCCAACAAAGGCTTTGTCAGCAACGCTCCTGCGGATGTTGTTGAAAAGGAAAAGGCCAAGCTGGAAGAGATCAACGATAAGAAAGCAAAGCTTACCGAGCTGAAAGACAGACTCGTAAGTGTAATGGAATAA
- the cobA gene encoding uroporphyrinogen-III C-methyltransferase has translation MGLVYLIGAGPGDPGLLTVKAKEVLETADVLIYDYLANIEFLDYCKADCEILYVGKKGGDHTLPQDEINELIVEKAQEGKVIARLKGGDPYVFGRGGEEAEELVEAGIDFEVIPGITAGVAAPAYAGIPVTHRDFTTSVCFITGHEDPTKEKSGHNWEVYAKSTSTLVFYMGVKNLPMIAENLIKNGRDPETPVALVRWGTRCNQQSFVSTLENVAEEAKERKFKAPSIIVVGGVCSLHDKLAWFEKRPLLGKGVVVTRAREQASGLVSTLGKLGACVYEFPTINIEPVADYSDVQAEIRALSNWDWLIFTSVNGVKHFFSQLDEAGLDARAFAGIEIAAIGPATAEALIAKGIRPDFVPEKYVAEGVVSGLLEKGIKGKKVLIPRAKIAREVLPEELRKAGAEVKILPVYETGLSENDPGPIAEALEAGKIDYLTFTSSSTVENFFNLIEPEVFHKYKDSVKIACIGPITAKTLEGFGYEPDIQPDDYTIPALVDVLVQEVSE, from the coding sequence ATGGGTTTGGTTTATCTTATTGGTGCTGGTCCCGGTGATCCGGGTCTGCTGACTGTCAAGGCCAAGGAAGTGCTGGAGACTGCGGATGTTCTTATCTACGATTATCTGGCAAACATCGAATTTCTGGACTACTGCAAAGCCGATTGCGAGATTTTGTATGTAGGTAAAAAAGGCGGCGACCACACCCTGCCGCAGGACGAAATCAACGAACTTATCGTTGAGAAAGCGCAGGAAGGCAAAGTTATTGCCCGTCTGAAAGGCGGCGATCCCTATGTCTTCGGTCGCGGCGGCGAAGAAGCTGAAGAACTGGTTGAAGCTGGAATCGATTTCGAAGTCATTCCCGGTATCACCGCCGGTGTTGCTGCCCCCGCTTACGCCGGTATCCCGGTAACCCACCGTGATTTCACAACCTCTGTATGTTTCATCACCGGACATGAAGATCCCACCAAGGAAAAATCCGGTCATAACTGGGAAGTATACGCCAAGTCTACAAGCACACTTGTTTTCTACATGGGCGTGAAAAACCTGCCCATGATCGCGGAGAACCTGATTAAAAACGGTCGTGACCCGGAAACTCCGGTAGCCCTTGTCCGCTGGGGAACCCGTTGCAATCAGCAGTCTTTTGTTTCCACCCTTGAAAACGTTGCAGAAGAAGCAAAAGAACGTAAGTTCAAAGCTCCTTCCATTATCGTGGTCGGTGGTGTCTGTTCACTGCATGACAAGCTGGCATGGTTTGAGAAACGCCCCCTGCTTGGCAAAGGTGTTGTGGTTACCCGTGCCCGTGAACAGGCCAGCGGTCTTGTTTCCACTCTCGGCAAGCTCGGTGCTTGCGTATACGAATTCCCGACCATCAATATTGAGCCCGTTGCCGACTACTCCGATGTTCAGGCCGAAATTAGAGCTCTTTCCAATTGGGATTGGCTGATTTTCACTTCCGTGAACGGTGTGAAGCATTTCTTTAGCCAGCTTGATGAAGCAGGTCTCGATGCCCGCGCATTTGCCGGAATCGAAATCGCCGCCATCGGACCCGCAACTGCCGAAGCTCTGATCGCCAAAGGTATCCGCCCTGACTTCGTACCTGAAAAGTACGTTGCGGAAGGCGTTGTCTCCGGATTGCTCGAAAAGGGCATCAAAGGTAAGAAAGTACTCATCCCCCGCGCCAAGATCGCCCGCGAAGTTCTGCCTGAAGAACTGCGCAAGGCCGGAGCCGAGGTGAAGATTCTGCCTGTCTATGAGACCGGACTTTCCGAGAATGATCCCGGCCCCATCGCCGAGGCCCTCGAAGCCGGAAAGATTGATTATCTGACTTTTACCAGCTCCAGCACTGTTGAAAATTTCTTCAACCTTATCGAGCCGGAAGTTTTCCATAAGTACAAAGACAGTGTTAAAATCGCCTGTATCGGCCCCATTACCGCCAAAACCCTCGAAGGGTTCGGTTATGAGCCGGATATACAGCCTGATGATTACACCATCCCAGCACTGGTAGATGTTCTGGTGCAGGAAGTTTCTGAGTAA